A stretch of the Pseudalkalibacillus hwajinpoensis genome encodes the following:
- a CDS encoding helix-turn-helix domain-containing protein translates to MYKLLISDRDSQELSGLEWLISKYSFPISLFITANHLTEVMTMLERELPDVFFIELDMIPRGKWGLMKTFINRYAGEVIAMTAEPTFERAKEAIEIGAIDLIVKPLSPLEVKTSLQKAFRNAKAGNRKLSGEEAYERVWYKSLFIDDQVNYHFPVYLMKLEKSDYLEDLRQFIDQFDFYDKPLLFSTSDRIVVVFESTIPDSNSQAQRFLREWEQLNESPLVIAVHLGKSDLSLHQIYMKLKKVMEMVFFTGYQQILRADQDEAWEEIDPFLTITEQRKWVFMLDEFRIDEMKKWMYEQFYGMEPPYPEPGLLRTRLTSILAQIRRFMVRKGLTDVRNETLYKEVFESILYSSVLYRIVQDLILFITQLLHQLADNPPLKRNIIEETLAYIDEHSNDPNLSLEEVANHVLRNPAYLSHTLTQKYGRSFREILTYTRIQKAKELLITTQETIQFIARESGFKSPNYFSRVFKEVAGQTPGEYRRFQSNEPEFKKFST, encoded by the coding sequence ATGTACAAACTATTAATTTCAGACCGTGATTCACAAGAACTGAGCGGATTAGAATGGTTGATTTCAAAGTATTCCTTTCCTATTTCCTTATTCATAACTGCGAACCATCTAACAGAAGTGATGACTATGTTAGAAAGGGAATTACCAGACGTGTTTTTCATTGAATTAGATATGATTCCCCGGGGGAAGTGGGGTCTTATGAAAACTTTTATTAACCGGTATGCAGGTGAAGTTATTGCGATGACGGCAGAACCAACGTTTGAACGGGCAAAAGAAGCAATTGAAATCGGTGCAATAGACTTAATTGTGAAACCGCTTTCTCCTCTAGAGGTGAAAACTTCTCTGCAAAAAGCTTTTCGTAATGCTAAAGCGGGAAATAGGAAACTGTCAGGAGAAGAGGCATATGAAAGAGTTTGGTATAAATCATTGTTTATTGATGATCAAGTAAACTATCACTTTCCAGTATATTTAATGAAGTTAGAGAAGAGCGATTATCTTGAGGATTTGCGTCAGTTTATTGATCAATTTGATTTTTATGACAAACCACTTCTCTTTTCAACGAGTGACCGAATCGTTGTTGTGTTTGAGAGTACCATTCCAGATTCAAATAGTCAGGCACAGCGCTTCTTACGGGAGTGGGAGCAGTTGAATGAATCGCCCCTCGTAATAGCCGTGCATCTTGGGAAGTCAGATCTGTCACTACACCAAATTTATATGAAGTTAAAAAAAGTTATGGAAATGGTGTTCTTCACTGGTTATCAACAAATTCTTCGTGCTGATCAAGATGAAGCCTGGGAGGAGATAGATCCATTTTTGACGATTACAGAACAGCGGAAGTGGGTTTTCATGCTAGATGAATTTCGAATAGATGAAATGAAAAAGTGGATGTATGAGCAATTTTATGGAATGGAACCTCCATATCCAGAGCCAGGATTGCTTCGAACACGTTTAACAAGCATTCTTGCTCAAATTCGAAGATTTATGGTTCGAAAAGGGCTGACGGATGTCCGTAATGAAACTTTGTATAAAGAAGTGTTTGAATCGATATTATATAGTTCTGTTCTCTACCGAATTGTACAGGACTTAATATTATTCATCACACAACTTCTTCATCAATTAGCCGATAACCCGCCTTTAAAAAGAAATATCATTGAGGAAACGCTCGCTTACATTGATGAACATTCCAATGATCCTAATCTATCATTAGAAGAAGTAGCTAATCATGTCCTTCGCAATCCAGCTTACCTAAGCCATACATTAACACAAAAATATGGGCGGTCGTTTCGTGAAATATTAACGTATACCCGTATTCAAAAAGCAAAAGAGTTGCTCATTACTACACAAGAAACTATTCAATTCATTGCGCGTGAATCAGGATTTAAGAGCCCGAACTATTTTAGTCGAGTTTTTAAAGAAGTCGCAGGGCAAACTCCAGGAGAGT
- a CDS encoding MerR family transcriptional regulator has translation MNNTLMISRVASMLNVSRHTLKLWEEQFAPFLTIPRDENNARTYTIGDIEVLQLIKNMKESHAEDEVIINALDQQGKGIENTPEPINNPADQTDIQSSLSKIVSFVESDEVKKLLKIDETVKRLEKDIVHQVHEIVHEEIATASDAHATINQMELNSIGKKIDNLADISVDEREFYQFEVTKERKIAEDHMSAREERLMAVVQDRFRDESRSHDPKWGVTKIKNIFGFAK, from the coding sequence ATGAATAATACTTTGATGATTTCCAGGGTGGCTTCCATGTTGAACGTGTCTCGTCATACATTGAAATTATGGGAAGAGCAATTTGCTCCGTTTTTAACTATACCACGTGATGAAAATAACGCTCGGACGTATACAATTGGTGATATTGAAGTGCTTCAATTAATTAAAAATATGAAAGAAAGCCATGCCGAAGATGAGGTCATTATTAATGCATTGGATCAACAAGGAAAAGGAATTGAAAATACTCCTGAACCGATTAACAATCCTGCTGATCAGACTGATATTCAATCATCTCTCTCAAAAATTGTCTCCTTTGTTGAATCTGATGAAGTGAAGAAACTATTGAAAATCGATGAAACGGTTAAACGGTTGGAGAAGGATATTGTCCATCAGGTTCATGAAATTGTTCATGAAGAAATCGCGACTGCATCAGATGCTCATGCCACCATTAATCAAATGGAACTCAATTCTATCGGTAAAAAAATCGATAACCTTGCTGATATTTCAGTCGATGAGCGTGAGTTTTATCAATTTGAAGTGACAAAAGAAAGAAAGATCGCTGAAGATCATATGTCAGCTCGAGAAGAAAGACTGATGGCGGTGGTGCAGGATCGCTTCCGTGATGAAAGTAGATCACATGATCCTAAATGGGGCGTTACGAAAATTAAAAATATATTCGGATTTGCGAAATAA
- a CDS encoding peptide MFS transporter, producing MSSMNKQKIVDSVPQKGFFGHPKGLFTLFFTEFWERFSYYGMRAILVFYMYYEVSEGGLGLEQNTALAIMSIYGSLVYMSGVIGGWLADRIFGTSKAVFYGGIFIMFGHIALSFPGSLAMFFVSMVLIVVGTGLLKPNVSTVVGEMYSESDTRRDAAFSIFYMGINLGAFIAPLIVGKLMETKGFHWGFAVAAVGMFVGLVVFMITKKKNLGLAGTYVPNPLAPSEKKKYGLIVGLVFVGLTIVLGITIPAGLFTLNVFINLVGIFGIVVPTIYFIVMYYSPKTTQTERSRVIAYIPLFIAAVMFWAIQEQGSTILAVYADKRTELEFMGISISPAWFQSLNPLFIILLAPVFAWMWVKLGNRQPSIPKKFSFGLLFAGLSFLVILLPVYLGGEDSLVSPLWLVLSYFIVVLGELCLSPVGLSATTKLAPEAFSAQTMSLWFLASAAAQALNAQLVRFYTPETETLYFGAIGGMAIILSIALFLLSPKIQKLMKGVK from the coding sequence ATGTCATCAATGAATAAACAGAAAATTGTGGATAGCGTCCCTCAAAAAGGTTTCTTTGGACACCCGAAGGGATTATTCACTTTATTCTTCACGGAATTTTGGGAGCGCTTTTCTTATTACGGAATGCGTGCCATCCTTGTATTCTACATGTACTATGAGGTTTCAGAAGGCGGTTTGGGTCTAGAGCAAAACACAGCTTTAGCAATCATGTCGATTTATGGTTCACTTGTATATATGTCCGGAGTAATCGGAGGCTGGTTGGCAGATAGGATATTCGGAACTTCGAAAGCCGTTTTCTACGGTGGAATATTCATCATGTTTGGTCATATTGCATTATCATTTCCAGGAAGTTTAGCTATGTTCTTTGTTTCCATGGTATTGATCGTTGTGGGAACAGGACTATTAAAACCGAATGTTTCAACTGTGGTTGGAGAGATGTACAGTGAAAGTGATACGCGCCGCGATGCAGCATTCAGTATTTTCTATATGGGTATCAACCTTGGTGCATTCATTGCTCCGCTAATCGTTGGTAAACTTATGGAAACAAAAGGATTCCATTGGGGATTTGCGGTTGCAGCCGTCGGTATGTTCGTAGGTCTTGTTGTATTTATGATTACAAAGAAGAAGAATCTTGGTCTTGCTGGTACTTATGTTCCAAACCCGCTTGCCCCATCTGAGAAAAAGAAATATGGATTAATCGTAGGTTTAGTTTTTGTTGGTCTTACTATCGTTTTAGGTATTACGATTCCTGCGGGCTTATTTACATTAAACGTATTTATTAATTTAGTAGGTATCTTCGGAATCGTCGTTCCAACCATTTACTTTATCGTGATGTACTATAGTCCGAAAACAACGCAAACTGAACGTTCCAGAGTCATCGCTTATATTCCATTATTTATTGCAGCTGTTATGTTCTGGGCAATTCAAGAACAGGGTTCAACCATCCTTGCGGTTTACGCAGATAAGCGAACTGAACTGGAATTCATGGGAATCAGTATATCCCCAGCGTGGTTCCAATCGTTAAACCCTTTATTTATCATTCTATTAGCTCCAGTATTTGCTTGGATGTGGGTGAAACTTGGCAATCGTCAACCGTCGATTCCGAAGAAGTTTTCATTTGGTCTATTGTTTGCCGGTTTATCATTTTTAGTGATACTACTGCCTGTATATTTGGGAGGAGAAGATTCACTAGTAAGTCCATTATGGCTCGTGCTTAGCTATTTTATCGTTGTACTTGGTGAGCTATGCTTATCACCTGTAGGTCTTTCTGCCACAACTAAATTAGCTCCAGAAGCTTTCTCTGCTCAAACTATGAGTCTATGGTTCTTAGCTTCTGCTGCCGCACAAGCATTGAATGCACAACTTGTTCGTTTCTATACACCAGAAACAGAAACGCTGTACTTCGGGGCAATCGGAGGTATGGCAATCATATTGAGTATTGCACTATTCCTACTGTCACCTAAGATTCAGAAATTGATGAAAGGTGTAAAATAA
- the istA gene encoding IS21 family transposase, whose amino-acid sequence MDKWEMYMEIQQLIKQGFSKSKVANKLGVSRSTVYRHLKKSPSDMAVWVESLQTRKKILDPYKALILSWLNEHPDLTAAQVQDWLIERHKDLKVGENTVRAFVRELRKDYQITKETSPREYEAIPDLPMGQQIQVDFGHTKQKTSDNKEMKLNFIAFVLSNSRYKYQEWLDRPFTTQDVIQAHENAFQGFSGIPKELVYDQDSLIVVSENGGDLILTKEFQQYRETRKLNLRVCRKADPESKGKIENVVGFIKYNFAKHRVFQNIEAWNDQGWEWLHRTGNYKIHNTTKKDRSKCSPWKSNT is encoded by the coding sequence GTGGATAAGTGGGAAATGTATATGGAAATTCAACAGCTAATCAAACAGGGGTTTAGTAAGTCTAAAGTGGCAAACAAGCTAGGAGTATCAAGATCGACTGTCTATCGACACCTTAAGAAATCTCCTTCGGATATGGCCGTATGGGTAGAATCCTTACAAACAAGAAAGAAGATTCTAGACCCTTATAAGGCGTTAATCTTATCTTGGTTGAATGAGCATCCTGATCTTACAGCAGCCCAGGTACAAGATTGGTTAATTGAGAGGCACAAAGATCTTAAAGTTGGTGAGAACACGGTTCGTGCTTTCGTAAGAGAGTTACGGAAAGACTATCAAATAACGAAAGAAACGTCACCAAGAGAATACGAAGCGATACCTGATTTACCCATGGGGCAGCAGATTCAAGTTGATTTTGGTCATACAAAACAAAAAACATCTGATAATAAAGAAATGAAGCTAAACTTTATTGCCTTTGTTTTGTCTAACTCAAGATATAAATATCAGGAATGGTTAGATCGACCATTTACCACTCAAGATGTCATTCAGGCACATGAAAATGCGTTTCAAGGGTTCAGTGGAATTCCAAAAGAATTAGTTTATGACCAGGATAGCCTTATAGTGGTGAGCGAAAATGGTGGCGATCTTATTTTGACGAAAGAGTTTCAGCAATATAGAGAAACGAGGAAATTAAACCTACGGGTTTGTCGTAAAGCTGATCCAGAAAGCAAAGGAAAGATCGAAAATGTGGTCGGGTTTATCAAGTACAATTTCGCCAAACATAGAGTGTTCCAGAATATTGAGGCGTGGAATGACCAAGGGTGGGAGTGGTTACATCGAACAGGTAACTATAAAATCCACAATACAACAAAAAAAGACCGGTCGAAGTGTTCTCCTTGGAAAAGCAACACTTAA
- the istB gene encoding IS21-like element helper ATPase IstB has product MSQFQQVQDLLRSLRLAETANQLPELIREAEKKDLSFTQFLLDLATYEQNRRDEKQLEKRFNWATFPFHNTIDDYDVKEQKSLSSKKLNQLKDLTWIEQLYNIIFLGPPGVGKTHLSIGLGIEALNQGYKVIFTTMGDLIQALKTEEITRKSKTRMKRIREADLVIIDDLMFMAMNKQEANMFFHLINNLYNQTSIILTSNKGPKEWGELLGDQAITTAILDRILHRVEIIHLNEDSWRMKHRKTIFGEQSVSN; this is encoded by the coding sequence TTGAGTCAGTTCCAGCAAGTACAAGATTTACTAAGGTCTCTACGACTAGCTGAGACGGCAAATCAGTTGCCCGAATTGATCAGAGAAGCTGAGAAAAAGGACTTATCCTTTACTCAGTTTCTCCTAGATCTAGCCACCTATGAACAAAATCGCAGAGATGAGAAACAGCTGGAGAAACGTTTTAATTGGGCTACCTTCCCTTTCCATAATACGATCGATGATTATGACGTAAAAGAGCAAAAATCCTTAAGTAGTAAGAAGTTAAATCAATTAAAAGATTTAACATGGATTGAGCAGCTCTATAACATTATTTTTCTTGGACCGCCAGGTGTCGGAAAGACCCACCTTTCGATAGGTCTGGGTATTGAAGCATTAAATCAAGGTTATAAGGTGATTTTCACGACCATGGGAGATCTTATTCAAGCGTTAAAAACAGAAGAAATCACGAGGAAATCGAAAACAAGGATGAAGCGAATTAGAGAAGCAGATTTAGTTATCATAGATGACTTGATGTTTATGGCGATGAATAAGCAGGAAGCGAATATGTTTTTCCATCTGATTAACAACCTATACAATCAAACTTCGATCATATTAACGTCAAATAAGGGGCCAAAAGAATGGGGAGAACTATTGGGCGACCAAGCGATTACGACAGCTATCTTGGACCGAATCTTACATCGAGTAGAGATTATTCATTTAAATGAAGACAGTTGGAGAATGAAGCATAGAAAAACGATTTTTGGTGAACAAAGTGTTTCAAATTAA
- a CDS encoding GNAT family N-acetyltransferase, producing the protein MDIRKPNEVEIEKIIALSPQAIFEGTLGEAEPTIEKAKQLVESLLKKGSNYLISTENDVITGWILIGGSKDQFSDKKLGFIYELFVIEECRGKGISKQLISTGIEQLKQEGYSEIRLSVFDGNQAIKIYESLGFKNRTISMSISL; encoded by the coding sequence GTGGACATAAGAAAACCAAATGAGGTAGAAATTGAAAAGATAATAGCACTTTCTCCACAGGCTATATTTGAGGGAACTTTAGGTGAAGCTGAACCAACGATTGAAAAAGCAAAACAACTAGTAGAATCTCTTTTGAAAAAGGGAAGTAATTATTTAATATCAACTGAAAATGATGTAATAACAGGTTGGATTCTTATAGGAGGAAGTAAAGACCAGTTTTCCGATAAGAAACTAGGATTTATTTATGAATTATTTGTGATAGAGGAATGCAGAGGTAAAGGTATTTCAAAACAATTGATTAGTACTGGTATTGAACAATTGAAACAAGAAGGATACTCCGAAATTCGTTTAAGCGTATTTGATGGAAATCAAGCAATTAAGATATATGAAAGTTTAGGCTTTAAGAACAGAACAATTTCTATGAGTATTTCATTATAG
- a CDS encoding alpha/beta fold hydrolase encodes MDDFCTLGEAGIDLYYEYDENYDSVPTVVFDSGYGWALENWKPIREQVSSFARMFFYDRDGVGKSEKSNIPKHSLQIVDNLRFLLQKAEVNPPYILVGHSFGGVNVRLYASQYPEEVKGVILLDSVHEDQNHKMVPLFTEEVQDQYLGQFTVESSLNEFEESLEQVRGTNLQNIPLIVMTGGTQPHHTKESMAKWMEFQKQLSYLSTTSKHLIVKEAGHAIHIDKPVQVVNAIRDMISY; translated from the coding sequence ATGGACGATTTTTGTACCTTGGGTGAAGCTGGCATAGATCTCTATTATGAGTATGATGAAAATTATGATTCAGTGCCAACAGTAGTGTTTGATTCTGGCTATGGTTGGGCACTTGAGAATTGGAAACCGATTAGAGAGCAGGTTTCGAGTTTTGCAAGGATGTTCTTTTATGATCGTGATGGTGTTGGAAAAAGTGAGAAGAGTAATATACCTAAACATAGTTTGCAAATTGTCGATAACCTAAGATTCTTACTTCAAAAAGCAGAGGTCAATCCTCCTTACATATTAGTAGGTCACTCATTTGGAGGGGTTAATGTCCGTTTGTATGCTAGTCAATATCCAGAAGAAGTGAAGGGTGTTATTCTGTTAGATTCGGTACACGAAGACCAAAACCATAAGATGGTCCCTTTGTTTACAGAAGAAGTTCAGGACCAATATTTAGGACAGTTTACTGTAGAATCTTCGCTAAATGAATTTGAAGAAAGTTTAGAACAAGTCCGAGGGACTAATCTTCAAAATATCCCTCTTATAGTAATGACGGGGGGAACACAACCACATCATACAAAGGAATCAATGGCTAAATGGATGGAGTTTCAAAAACAACTTTCATATCTTTCAACTACAAGCAAACACCTGATTGTCAAAGAAGCTGGACACGCTATCCACATTGATAAACCAGTACAGGTAGTAAATGCAATTAGAGATATGATATCTTACTAA
- a CDS encoding ABC1 kinase family protein — translation MWSRLREIFNTFAKYGLTHLLNRFGIRGSQKDQAQSLDEFQEGRLLKEALEELGPVFIKLGQFLSLRKDLLSESWRLPLMDLQDQSKPHPMEDVIETLEKEFKQPYQQWLCQLDPIPLGTASLGQVHLAKLSGGRKVAIKVKHVKNETIERDLEVLSFLSKQAEKRSQIAATFRLVDVFQEFSESLRQELDYKKEGEAMRKLDSDLTQEMVSIPSPIMKWTTEQCLTMEYVEGRKLSTVYVNHLGLETKKDMAQVLTTYHFQQIFIHGRFHADLHPGNLLYHRDKNKIFIIDFGNIGYLSPSVHDFLKRILMSLYDQDSYRLAKGISELPREGEMNFPLLHKDMDRWLNRYIDLPVQKLSLGEMFYDLFELVSTHRFEVPSALFVVGQSLLKLEYTIQTLDPELNLEQVIQPIGEELIKAEVENSSLSKHLRNWGGDMQHLFLRSPQHIHSIMKKVDEGSFQLKFGLKPEEKLVKRIEKMVNRVVLSVIMLSFSLMISSVFVGLTLSGNISSTHIERLGISMAVVVTTLLCVVIGNMWWRRN, via the coding sequence ATGTGGAGTCGATTGCGAGAAATTTTTAATACGTTTGCGAAGTATGGTTTAACCCATCTTTTAAACAGGTTTGGCATTCGTGGTTCACAAAAAGATCAGGCTCAATCCCTGGATGAATTCCAAGAAGGGCGTCTATTGAAAGAAGCTTTGGAAGAATTAGGACCTGTTTTTATAAAATTAGGACAATTTTTAAGTTTGAGGAAAGACTTATTATCTGAGTCGTGGCGCCTTCCCTTAATGGATTTGCAAGATCAGTCTAAACCTCACCCAATGGAAGACGTTATTGAAACCCTAGAAAAGGAATTCAAACAACCTTATCAGCAATGGTTATGTCAGTTAGATCCAATTCCTTTAGGAACAGCTTCTTTGGGGCAAGTGCACCTAGCTAAGCTTTCCGGTGGGCGCAAGGTGGCCATCAAAGTAAAACATGTAAAAAATGAAACCATTGAAAGAGACCTTGAAGTCTTATCATTTCTGTCTAAACAAGCAGAGAAGCGTTCCCAAATCGCTGCAACATTTCGTTTGGTAGATGTTTTTCAAGAGTTTTCCGAGAGCTTACGACAGGAACTGGATTATAAAAAAGAAGGGGAGGCAATGCGTAAGTTAGATAGTGATCTAACTCAAGAAATGGTATCCATTCCATCCCCAATTATGAAATGGACGACCGAACAATGCCTTACTATGGAATATGTTGAGGGACGGAAGCTATCTACTGTTTACGTAAACCATTTAGGACTAGAGACCAAAAAAGATATGGCCCAAGTTCTTACAACGTATCACTTCCAACAGATATTCATACACGGGCGCTTTCATGCCGACCTACATCCCGGAAACTTACTGTACCACCGGGACAAGAACAAAATTTTCATTATTGATTTTGGTAACATTGGCTATTTATCGCCATCTGTACATGATTTCTTAAAAAGGATACTAATGAGTTTATATGATCAGGATTCGTATCGATTAGCAAAAGGCATAAGTGAACTTCCAAGGGAGGGGGAAATGAATTTCCCTCTGCTTCATAAAGATATGGATCGATGGTTAAATCGATATATAGACCTTCCTGTTCAAAAACTTTCTCTTGGAGAAATGTTTTATGATTTATTTGAGCTAGTGTCCACTCATCGCTTTGAGGTTCCTTCGGCATTATTTGTCGTAGGTCAATCGTTATTGAAGCTTGAATATACGATCCAAACCTTAGACCCTGAACTGAATCTTGAACAAGTGATTCAACCCATCGGAGAAGAATTAATTAAAGCTGAAGTAGAAAATTCATCACTATCCAAGCATCTAAGGAATTGGGGAGGAGATATGCAGCACCTGTTTCTACGTTCTCCACAACATATTCATTCAATCATGAAGAAGGTCGATGAGGGATCCTTTCAATTAAAATTCGGTTTAAAGCCAGAGGAAAAGCTTGTGAAGAGAATTGAAAAGATGGTAAACCGCGTGGTCCTTAGTGTCATAATGTTATCCTTTTCCTTGATGATTAGTTCTGTTTTCGTTGGACTTACTTTAAGTGGGAACATCTCATCCACTCATATAGAGCGGTTAGGAATTTCTATGGCTGTTGTTGTTACCACTTTACTTTGTGTGGTAATTGGTAACATGTGGTGGAGAAGAAATTAA
- a CDS encoding PadR family transcriptional regulator, whose amino-acid sequence MTLRYALLGLLTRKSQTGYELYQTFKQQLIYVWSSTHSQIYKELNLMEKHGLITYQWIYQKGSPNKKQYTISYEGEKKLAEWIVHEQNRPLKMKDQFLIKAASFPVISKNEAIQLLEEVKQREYDVYLQTKKWKEETFPNAPSHKKTGEYITAEFGIRYAKMYVDWCDWAMEVIKQVDE is encoded by the coding sequence ATGACATTAAGGTATGCTTTATTAGGGTTATTAACTCGAAAATCACAAACTGGTTATGAACTTTATCAGACATTTAAGCAACAACTCATTTATGTTTGGAGTTCAACGCATTCACAAATATATAAAGAACTGAACCTTATGGAAAAGCATGGGTTGATCACATATCAATGGATTTATCAGAAAGGAAGTCCAAATAAGAAACAATACACCATTTCATATGAAGGTGAAAAAAAGCTGGCGGAATGGATTGTTCATGAACAGAATCGACCACTTAAAATGAAAGATCAATTCTTAATAAAAGCTGCTTCTTTTCCAGTTATCTCTAAAAATGAGGCTATTCAATTATTGGAAGAAGTAAAACAGCGAGAGTACGACGTGTACCTCCAAACGAAAAAATGGAAAGAAGAAACATTTCCAAATGCTCCCTCTCATAAAAAAACAGGGGAATACATCACAGCAGAATTCGGGATCCGTTACGCAAAAATGTATGTCGATTGGTGCGATTGGGCCATGGAAGTAATTAAACAGGTGGACGAGTAA
- a CDS encoding MFS transporter, whose product MKKTIGLLTVIQFFVYIGFGIIIPVIPELINKMNGSAIHIGWLLAVYSLASFLTARLWGSISDRIGRRKVLLVGLLGFTISFLMFAMFIDQLTVLYVSRIIGGLFAGALYTGSMSYVADITTNENRNQYMGFVGMSIGLGFIFGPAIGGLLSKVSLSFPFYISALLMALTGIFTFLMLEESKPEQESKEQSMSLKEQLTGNLLPLFVFSFVATLLLAGLEGTFQVYQIKRIDITPFQVGLLFMISGLIDAAIQGGVMQKIKDGTETHWIIMGQVVSAGGLLLMPLSFNLWYACLFLVIFTAGNALVRTCTISLITKKTPQHGAATGTSFSLDSLGRVLGPVIFTWIFEMHTLATFLTASLLGILSVTLIIAFEKKEIQANTI is encoded by the coding sequence ATGAAAAAAACTATAGGGTTATTAACGGTCATCCAATTTTTCGTTTACATCGGTTTTGGAATCATTATTCCCGTGATTCCAGAATTAATCAACAAAATGAATGGGAGCGCCATTCACATCGGGTGGTTGTTGGCGGTGTATTCTTTAGCTTCTTTTCTTACAGCTCGTCTGTGGGGATCGATTTCGGATCGAATAGGAAGGCGTAAAGTACTTTTAGTCGGTCTGTTAGGCTTTACCATTAGTTTTCTAATGTTTGCGATGTTTATCGACCAATTGACGGTACTCTATGTATCAAGGATTATTGGCGGCTTATTCGCTGGAGCTCTATATACAGGGAGTATGTCTTACGTGGCGGACATAACTACAAATGAAAATCGAAACCAATACATGGGATTTGTAGGCATGTCCATTGGTTTAGGATTTATTTTTGGACCAGCTATAGGTGGACTGCTGAGCAAAGTGAGTTTATCCTTCCCTTTTTACATTTCAGCACTATTAATGGCACTCACCGGAATTTTTACGTTCTTAATGCTTGAGGAATCAAAACCTGAGCAAGAATCAAAAGAACAATCCATGTCATTAAAAGAACAACTCACAGGGAATCTCCTTCCGTTATTCGTATTTTCCTTTGTGGCAACTCTTCTATTGGCCGGACTAGAGGGAACCTTTCAAGTCTATCAGATTAAAAGGATTGACATTACACCATTTCAGGTAGGCTTATTATTTATGATTAGTGGTTTGATAGATGCGGCTATTCAAGGTGGGGTTATGCAGAAGATTAAAGATGGAACCGAAACCCATTGGATTATCATGGGACAAGTCGTTAGTGCTGGGGGCTTGTTGCTTATGCCTTTGTCCTTCAATCTTTGGTATGCGTGTTTATTTCTAGTTATCTTTACCGCTGGGAATGCCCTAGTTAGGACTTGCACAATCTCCCTCATCACAAAAAAAACGCCGCAGCACGGAGCTGCCACGGGAACGAGCTTTTCACTAGACAGTTTAGGGAGAGTTCTTGGTCCTGTGATCTTCACATG